In uncultured Draconibacterium sp., one genomic interval encodes:
- a CDS encoding SusC/RagA family TonB-linked outer membrane protein, which yields MKRSILMISLLLFSVTIAIAQKSYTGTITDENGTAIAGALISGDEGSVQVLANENGEYTIQIKGTKVLVEAKGFDPILVDANATNIMLTKPLILAGITNMVNVPFTTVEKRKTTGAVTQVNIADEMEFDQRLGLNAALDGKVAGLKGAWNIWGRGDAIVVVDGIPREADTYNLNEVESITVLKDPVSRAMYGAQADQGVILVTTKRGKANKRVLSFRAETGMSMEKALPEFLGAADYMKAYNQALENDGGLAKYSTEDIGMAGKNPFYPDEDFYSDTYLKGSTNFTNISGVASGGNEKTQYFVTMGWNHKTGWFELADDTENNLNLRGAIDFDITDNISMKLDGIAKIDFRNMPNITDYWSRASSTVPNAYPALWNPSYITDDAEREEIMGKAKLIDGMLLGGNNTYTNNIYGDFIKGGERKLMYRYMQFNTGLDWDLNKITPGLKASVYFTFDFMNRLTTSQNSKYAVYNPVLNEDGSVSAQVIGEDKSVGNYSTESSSATFHRRFGTYGTLSYEKKTENSELSVVGLAYRDQISFRDNLQDFKNLTFGLSGNYAYKGKYLADVALVMAGTQKLADNNNMAFTPAIGLGWILSEEDFMSDSETFDFLKLRANFGILKNDLWYTAADAMNNDGAYSDYFLYETAYQRGGNFFYNNRNNSNEEMNIVTRSSNIGWQKRTEFVLGVDAALLSKKLWLEASFFNSELGDIVTEMEYTYPSLMGAIPFYNNYNAESNTGFDLGISYTTGGSEWNLTVGSNLVYSIPKITQIEEPMYDAAHTYLSKDGAATDAIWGLVADGLYAESDFTTVDYVNQVFSLKDGMPTSSYGNVQPGDIKYVDQDGNGIIDNEDQMEVGNSTSRFQYSLYVKLRLKAFDFYALGIGQTSNYNNRWNNYYRFYGEMKYPEFANQAYGPNNKDVNAVYPRLSSTKNNNNYRNSSYWLYKNNWFKIPTLQIAYNIKSNNVSGVLKDAKVFVRAADMLTISKNKDLTQVNFDKAPQTRSFSIGFVTKF from the coding sequence ATGAAAAGATCAATATTAATGATATCATTGCTTCTGTTTAGTGTTACCATTGCCATTGCGCAAAAAAGCTACACAGGAACAATAACCGACGAAAATGGAACTGCCATTGCCGGTGCCCTTATTTCGGGCGACGAAGGCTCGGTACAGGTTCTTGCAAACGAGAATGGTGAATATACCATTCAGATAAAAGGTACTAAGGTATTGGTTGAAGCAAAAGGATTTGATCCGATTTTGGTTGATGCCAATGCAACCAATATAATGCTTACAAAACCTCTAATTCTTGCAGGCATAACTAATATGGTAAATGTGCCGTTTACAACTGTTGAAAAACGAAAAACAACAGGAGCAGTAACTCAGGTAAACATTGCTGACGAAATGGAATTCGATCAGCGTTTAGGTTTAAATGCAGCGCTGGATGGTAAAGTTGCAGGATTAAAAGGTGCATGGAATATCTGGGGGCGCGGTGATGCAATTGTTGTAGTTGATGGTATTCCTCGTGAAGCTGATACTTACAACTTAAATGAAGTGGAATCAATTACGGTTTTAAAAGACCCGGTTTCGCGAGCAATGTATGGCGCTCAAGCTGATCAGGGAGTAATTCTGGTAACAACAAAACGCGGCAAAGCCAATAAACGTGTACTAAGTTTCAGAGCAGAAACAGGGATGAGCATGGAAAAGGCACTTCCTGAGTTTTTAGGAGCTGCAGATTATATGAAAGCATATAACCAGGCCTTGGAAAACGATGGAGGTTTAGCTAAATATTCAACAGAGGATATTGGTATGGCCGGTAAAAATCCTTTCTATCCTGATGAAGATTTCTACAGTGATACTTATCTGAAAGGAAGTACAAACTTTACAAATATTAGTGGAGTAGCATCGGGAGGTAACGAAAAAACGCAATACTTTGTTACCATGGGTTGGAATCATAAGACAGGTTGGTTTGAACTGGCAGATGATACTGAAAATAACCTGAATCTTCGGGGTGCCATTGATTTCGATATTACTGATAATATCTCGATGAAATTGGATGGTATCGCTAAAATTGATTTTAGAAATATGCCAAACATCACCGATTATTGGAGCCGTGCTTCTTCAACAGTACCCAATGCATATCCTGCACTTTGGAATCCAAGTTATATAACTGATGATGCCGAACGTGAAGAGATTATGGGGAAGGCTAAGCTGATCGACGGTATGCTTTTGGGGGGTAACAATACCTACACTAACAATATTTATGGCGACTTTATTAAAGGTGGCGAACGTAAATTAATGTACCGTTACATGCAATTCAATACCGGTTTAGATTGGGACTTGAATAAAATTACTCCCGGCTTAAAAGCGAGTGTATATTTTACATTCGATTTTATGAACCGATTGACAACATCGCAGAACAGTAAATATGCAGTTTACAATCCTGTTTTAAACGAAGACGGTTCAGTAAGTGCGCAGGTAATTGGCGAAGATAAGTCAGTTGGTAATTACTCAACCGAATCTTCTTCGGCAACATTCCACCGCCGTTTTGGTACTTACGGTACATTAAGTTACGAGAAGAAAACCGAAAACAGCGAATTATCTGTTGTTGGTTTAGCTTATCGTGACCAGATTTCATTCCGCGATAATTTGCAGGACTTTAAAAATTTGACTTTTGGTTTATCCGGCAACTATGCTTACAAAGGAAAATATCTTGCCGATGTAGCATTGGTAATGGCAGGTACTCAAAAGTTGGCTGATAATAATAATATGGCTTTTACACCAGCAATTGGTTTGGGCTGGATTCTTTCTGAAGAAGATTTTATGAGCGACAGTGAAACTTTCGACTTCCTGAAATTGCGTGCCAACTTTGGTATATTGAAAAATGACCTTTGGTATACCGCTGCAGATGCAATGAATAACGATGGTGCTTATTCTGATTATTTCTTGTACGAAACAGCTTACCAACGTGGAGGTAATTTCTTCTACAATAATCGAAACAATTCGAACGAAGAAATGAACATTGTAACCCGTTCAAGTAATATTGGCTGGCAAAAACGTACCGAGTTTGTTTTGGGCGTGGATGCAGCACTGCTTAGTAAGAAGTTGTGGTTAGAGGCATCTTTCTTTAATTCAGAATTAGGCGATATTGTAACCGAAATGGAATACACTTACCCAAGTTTAATGGGAGCTATTCCTTTCTACAATAATTACAATGCCGAAAGCAATACCGGTTTCGATTTAGGCATAAGTTATACAACAGGTGGTAGCGAGTGGAATTTAACTGTGGGCTCTAACCTTGTGTATTCAATTCCTAAAATTACCCAGATCGAAGAACCAATGTACGACGCTGCACATACCTATTTAAGTAAAGACGGTGCGGCAACCGATGCAATATGGGGATTAGTAGCTGATGGTTTATATGCTGAAAGTGATTTTACAACTGTTGATTACGTTAATCAGGTGTTCAGCCTAAAAGACGGAATGCCAACATCATCGTATGGTAATGTTCAGCCTGGAGATATTAAATATGTCGATCAGGATGGAAACGGCATTATTGATAATGAAGACCAGATGGAAGTTGGGAACAGTACATCGCGCTTTCAGTATAGTTTGTACGTGAAATTGCGCTTGAAAGCATTTGACTTTTATGCATTGGGTATTGGACAAACCAGTAATTACAATAACCGTTGGAATAACTATTATCGTTTTTATGGTGAAATGAAATACCCTGAATTTGCCAACCAGGCTTACGGTCCGAACAATAAAGATGTAAACGCGGTATATCCACGCTTATCATCTACAAAAAATAATAATAACTACCGTAATTCAAGCTACTGGTTATACAAAAACAACTGGTTTAAAATTCCTACACTTCAAATTGCTTACAACATTAAAAGCAACAACGTAAGCGGAGTTTTAAAAGATGCAAAAGTTTTTGTTCGTGCTGCTGATATGCTCACTATCAGCAAAAACAAAGACCTAACCCAAGTGAATTTCGATAAAGCGCCACAAACGCGCAGTTTCTCAATCGGATTTGTAACTAAATTCTAA
- a CDS encoding RagB/SusD family nutrient uptake outer membrane protein — translation MKKIYKQIIFVIVVALGAWSCEDYLDVPPDANIVEEDIFSNYNSFQGFVDQCYEFIVDYNTHAICVSGNLGGEVMGSKAWVSGYHGSYGLYWSLANDGGQRSIFNGYNSGDGIHQNGIWDFCWDGARVCNIGLGNFEKLTDATQEEKDIIKGQLHFFRAFLHWEVVRAYGSIPYVDTVLTADNLKMPRFWEYQKNGKTYKNTQAVYERIVDDLDKAAQLLPEIWDAPEALAGTNQPNLGRITKGAALALKAKALLFAGSPLFNEESGGSATFDKDYMDRAAKAAGEVIKLADKGVYSLEEMIPGEDLDPYRQMFATVDGTYPYSAKETLLGRIRDRGKGKGRFDNSLSRLYSTGNGGVRFGGNAPIETPTQNYLDKWEMADGTRYKPGKASEGGYDDDADKRWENRDPRFRKTFWVHGDDFGKFKLEGHVGGKDNSAVVLNPYFIHKYWPKGVDNKNKDWRQFDFSTPMIRLAEVYLIYAEAIFEGTGDPNSSVSGVNLTAVEAVNRVRERAGMPPATANPAAYQTLLDGHGETSSDHPFRLLVRNERDVELCFEGHYWWDIRRWKIADKLDKNLYRLDFDKDVTYTSREVVQEYLFETRHYWLPFKTNVTLMYEGWPQNPGW, via the coding sequence ATGAAGAAGATATATAAACAAATCATATTTGTAATAGTAGTTGCCTTAGGTGCATGGAGCTGCGAGGATTATCTTGATGTTCCGCCTGATGCAAATATTGTTGAAGAAGATATTTTTAGCAACTATAATTCCTTTCAGGGATTTGTTGACCAATGTTACGAGTTTATTGTAGACTATAATACTCATGCCATTTGTGTTAGTGGAAATTTGGGTGGCGAAGTAATGGGGTCAAAGGCATGGGTTTCAGGATATCACGGTTCTTACGGTCTTTACTGGAGCCTGGCAAATGATGGAGGGCAACGTTCAATCTTTAATGGTTACAATTCTGGTGATGGAATTCATCAGAATGGTATCTGGGATTTCTGCTGGGATGGAGCACGTGTGTGTAACATTGGTTTAGGAAATTTTGAAAAGTTAACTGATGCGACCCAGGAAGAAAAGGACATAATAAAAGGGCAGTTGCATTTTTTTCGTGCTTTTTTGCATTGGGAAGTGGTTCGCGCTTATGGATCAATTCCTTATGTTGATACCGTTTTAACAGCCGATAACCTAAAAATGCCTCGTTTTTGGGAATACCAAAAGAATGGTAAAACTTATAAAAATACACAGGCCGTTTACGAACGTATTGTTGATGATTTAGATAAAGCAGCCCAGTTACTTCCTGAAATTTGGGATGCACCCGAAGCTTTGGCAGGTACCAACCAGCCAAACCTGGGGCGTATTACCAAAGGTGCAGCGCTGGCTTTAAAGGCAAAAGCATTGTTGTTTGCCGGCAGTCCATTATTCAACGAAGAATCAGGCGGTTCAGCAACTTTCGATAAAGATTATATGGATCGTGCAGCGAAGGCTGCTGGCGAAGTAATTAAGCTGGCCGATAAAGGTGTTTACAGCCTCGAAGAAATGATTCCGGGAGAAGACCTTGACCCTTACCGCCAGATGTTTGCCACTGTTGATGGAACCTATCCGTACAGTGCAAAAGAAACGCTTTTAGGACGCATCCGCGACAGAGGTAAAGGAAAAGGACGATTTGATAACTCATTATCTCGTTTATACTCAACCGGTAACGGTGGCGTGCGATTTGGAGGGAATGCACCCATTGAAACACCAACCCAAAATTATCTGGATAAATGGGAAATGGCCGATGGAACACGTTATAAGCCAGGTAAAGCATCAGAAGGTGGTTACGATGACGATGCCGACAAACGTTGGGAAAACCGCGATCCACGTTTCCGTAAAACTTTCTGGGTGCATGGCGACGATTTCGGTAAGTTCAAACTGGAAGGTCATGTAGGAGGAAAAGACAACAGTGCTGTTGTATTGAATCCTTATTTTATACATAAATACTGGCCTAAAGGAGTAGATAATAAAAATAAAGACTGGAGACAATTCGATTTCTCTACTCCTATGATTCGTTTGGCAGAAGTGTATTTAATTTATGCCGAAGCAATTTTTGAAGGTACCGGTGACCCCAACTCATCAGTTTCTGGTGTTAATCTTACAGCAGTAGAAGCGGTTAACCGTGTTCGCGAACGTGCCGGAATGCCGCCTGCTACAGCTAATCCGGCAGCTTATCAAACTTTACTTGACGGACATGGCGAGACTTCCAGTGATCACCCTTTCCGTTTATTGGTTCGTAACGAACGTGATGTAGAACTCTGTTTCGAAGGACACTACTGGTGGGATATACGCCGCTGGAAAATTGCAGATAAGCTCGATAAAAATCTGTATCGCTTGGATTTTGACAAGGATGTGACCTATACATCGCGAGAAGTAGTGCAGGAATACCTGTTTGAAACACGTCATTACTGGTTGCCTTTTAAAACCAATGTGACTTTAATGTATGAAGGATGGCCACAAAATCCTGGATGGTAG
- a CDS encoding SusC/RagA family TonB-linked outer membrane protein — translation MQKLKLLIILLFISAQAVFAQTKTIKGTVVDSDGLPLPGVTVVVVGTTTGTVTDIDGNYTLSVEPANELRFSFIGFAEQVIVVGEQTVINVTLAADTEELEEVVVVGYGTQKKESVVGAITQTKGEELKKQGNVSNLSDALAGAMPGVAVMTGTGLPGGGGNLTGNDYEQTEILIRGKATWNNSSPLILVDGIERNMDDIDVNEVENISVLKDASATAVYGVKGGNGVILITTKRGKVSKPKFTFEANTTWENISKIAQVEDAYTGILSRNRAILNEAAVNPDSWNDYVPDEILGYYRDNTYPFAYPSLDLTEMMLKDYGRSHRFNMNVAGGTNFVKYFGSLSYNHVGDIMATEDVGQGYDPEYSYDRFNFRSNLDFALTKTTDFSVNLSGFYGAQQTSGANYHNVWYGLYNHAPNWPVIQYEDGIYGNSQETYERVGFNELEGLLFSGYNKFNTTEINTDFKLNQKLDFITEGLSLAGKFAYDNSFVTNGENINDDGVLTKTINPDFYTSGGYWDEASQSYKHPDGLDVEDYTTYYYPEGYNASSGFNWEENPLGYEAESVSTNNMNRVRRNMYYEIGLNFSKTFGKHEVTGLALFSRQRTEIGSNWAELREDWVGRATYYFNRKYLLELNGSYNGSEKFGPGYKFDFFPSVAVGWTVSNEKFFKENVDFVNLFKVRYSDGVVGNDRLSGIQWGYVTTWSEGSMWSGNTQRQEKFGDSFLVDGPLKYSEGIPGNPDLQWETSHKRNLGFEWGAFKNVFTGSLDVFWEDRDDMLVAANQRNIPETFGQEAPAANIGAVKSNGMEVEASIRKSYNNSFSFYVSGNWTVAKNEILQKEDPELKPDYQKQEGYSIGQNRTSLESEIMQSWDDVYTGVLDYSNNSDVLPGDFRFVDFNSNGEIDPNDGIPYGYPVYPRNTYGFSGGVSYKGFSLNVQFYGVYNVTKNIRLDSYSFDSPTIYENMLEDTWTPEYGNQNPSYPHLSYKKQNSGTGSYNLWDASFLRLKTAELSYTLPSRWLDPIGLNQLRVFVNGNNLFVWTDMPTDGEGANFDIKNYPVKKQFTLGVNLQF, via the coding sequence ATGCAAAAACTTAAACTTTTAATCATCCTGTTGTTTATCAGCGCTCAGGCTGTTTTTGCCCAAACAAAAACAATAAAGGGTACTGTTGTCGATAGTGATGGGCTTCCTTTGCCCGGGGTTACTGTGGTTGTGGTTGGCACTACTACAGGAACGGTTACCGACATAGATGGTAACTACACCCTAAGTGTGGAGCCTGCAAACGAGCTTCGTTTCTCCTTTATAGGTTTTGCCGAACAAGTTATTGTCGTTGGTGAACAAACAGTAATAAATGTTACGTTGGCCGCCGATACCGAAGAACTTGAAGAAGTAGTTGTTGTTGGGTATGGTACACAGAAAAAGGAGAGTGTTGTTGGTGCCATTACTCAAACAAAAGGAGAAGAATTAAAGAAACAAGGTAATGTTTCGAATCTTTCCGATGCTTTGGCGGGTGCTATGCCTGGTGTTGCTGTTATGACCGGTACCGGTCTTCCTGGTGGAGGTGGTAACCTTACTGGTAACGATTATGAACAAACTGAAATTCTTATTCGGGGTAAAGCAACTTGGAACAATTCATCGCCACTTATCCTGGTTGATGGTATTGAACGTAACATGGACGATATTGATGTTAACGAAGTAGAAAATATTTCGGTATTAAAAGATGCTTCGGCAACTGCGGTTTATGGTGTAAAAGGGGGAAATGGAGTTATCCTTATAACCACAAAACGAGGCAAGGTAAGTAAACCAAAGTTTACTTTCGAGGCCAATACAACATGGGAAAACATTAGTAAAATAGCACAGGTTGAAGATGCTTATACTGGTATCCTGTCGCGTAATCGTGCAATTCTAAACGAAGCAGCAGTAAATCCTGACAGCTGGAACGATTATGTTCCCGATGAAATTTTAGGTTATTACCGCGACAATACTTATCCTTTTGCTTATCCGAGTTTGGATCTTACTGAAATGATGCTGAAAGACTATGGTCGTTCGCACCGTTTTAATATGAACGTTGCCGGTGGAACCAACTTCGTTAAGTATTTTGGCTCGTTAAGTTACAATCACGTGGGCGATATTATGGCCACCGAAGATGTTGGGCAGGGCTACGATCCAGAATATTCGTATGATAGGTTTAACTTCCGCTCAAATCTGGATTTTGCTTTAACAAAAACAACCGACTTTTCTGTGAATTTAAGTGGTTTCTACGGTGCACAACAAACTTCCGGAGCTAACTACCATAATGTTTGGTATGGTTTATACAACCATGCTCCTAACTGGCCGGTTATTCAATACGAAGATGGTATTTATGGTAATAGCCAGGAAACATACGAGCGTGTAGGTTTTAACGAGCTTGAGGGACTTCTTTTTTCGGGGTATAATAAGTTTAATACTACGGAAATTAATACCGACTTTAAATTAAATCAAAAACTTGATTTTATAACGGAAGGCTTATCACTTGCAGGAAAGTTTGCTTATGATAATTCGTTTGTAACAAATGGAGAAAATATTAACGATGATGGTGTTTTAACCAAAACAATTAACCCTGATTTTTATACATCGGGTGGTTACTGGGATGAAGCTTCGCAAAGTTATAAACATCCTGATGGACTAGATGTAGAAGATTATACTACTTATTACTATCCGGAAGGTTATAATGCAAGCTCTGGTTTTAACTGGGAAGAAAATCCTTTGGGATATGAAGCGGAATCTGTTTCAACCAATAATATGAATCGTGTACGACGAAATATGTACTACGAAATAGGTTTGAATTTTTCCAAAACCTTCGGGAAACATGAAGTTACCGGTTTAGCTCTTTTTAGTCGCCAACGTACAGAAATTGGTAGTAACTGGGCCGAACTTCGTGAAGACTGGGTAGGGCGTGCAACCTATTATTTTAACCGTAAATATTTGCTAGAATTAAATGGCTCTTATAATGGTTCAGAGAAATTTGGACCAGGTTACAAATTTGACTTTTTCCCATCCGTGGCCGTAGGTTGGACCGTTTCGAACGAAAAATTCTTTAAAGAAAATGTGGACTTTGTAAATCTGTTTAAAGTTCGTTATTCGGATGGGGTGGTAGGTAACGACCGACTAAGTGGTATTCAGTGGGGTTATGTTACTACCTGGTCAGAAGGTTCAATGTGGTCAGGTAACACGCAAAGACAAGAAAAATTCGGAGATTCGTTTTTGGTTGACGGTCCTTTAAAATATTCTGAAGGTATTCCCGGAAACCCAGATCTACAGTGGGAAACATCCCACAAACGTAACCTGGGTTTCGAGTGGGGAGCCTTTAAAAATGTATTCACAGGTTCGTTAGATGTTTTCTGGGAAGATCGCGATGATATGCTGGTTGCTGCAAATCAACGAAATATTCCTGAAACATTTGGACAAGAAGCTCCTGCCGCTAATATTGGTGCTGTAAAATCGAATGGAATGGAAGTAGAAGCCAGCATTCGTAAGTCATATAATAACTCGTTTAGCTTTTATGTTTCGGGAAACTGGACCGTTGCTAAAAATGAAATCCTGCAAAAAGAAGATCCGGAGTTAAAACCTGATTATCAAAAACAGGAAGGTTATTCAATAGGCCAGAATCGTACCTCACTTGAAAGCGAGATAATGCAAAGTTGGGATGATGTATACACTGGCGTGCTTGATTATTCAAACAATAGCGACGTATTACCCGGCGATTTTCGTTTTGTAGATTTTAATTCAAACGGAGAGATTGATCCAAACGATGGCATACCGTATGGTTATCCTGTTTACCCAAGAAATACCTATGGTTTTTCAGGAGGTGTATCGTATAAAGGATTTAGCTTAAATGTACAATTTTATGGCGTTTATAATGTAACCAAAAACATACGTTTAGACTCATATTCTTTCGATTCTCCAACAATTTACGAGAATATGTTGGAAGATACGTGGACACCTGAGTATGGCAATCAAAATCCTTCCTATCCGCATTTGTCCTATAAAAAGCAGAATAGCGGCACAGGTAGTTATAATCTTTGGGATGCTTCTTTCCTGCGTTTAAAAACTGCAGAACTATCTTATACTCTGCCATCTCGTTGGTTAGACCCAATTGGATTAAACCAACTAAGGGTGTTTGTTAACGGAAATAATCTGTTCGTTTGGACCGATATGCCAACCGATGGTGAAGGTGCAAACTTCGATATTAAAAACTATCCGGTGAAGAAACAATTCACATTAGGAGTAAACCTCCAGTTTTAA
- a CDS encoding glycoside hydrolase family 27 protein produces MKKLNCLGIGIAILLLNACTNSTSQETKFAINKPVQEVAQTPPMGWNSFDAYDCRINEEEFRGVVDFMADNLLEYGWEYAVIDYIWWHPEPGNWDTPRRKGHPNLRYKSPGEPLFPEYTTLDEFGRLIPSVERFPSSAGGKGFKPIADYVHSKGMKFGIHIMRGVHRYAAFQDLPIKGTNYSLKDIAEPWDTCGWCNHMWGVDPTKPGAQEYYNSLFEMYADWGVDFIKADDTMFPPYHEGEIAMMRKAIENCGRPIVLSLSCGEAPLGQADHLKANANMWRISADYWDNWESLKHNFDLLNVWAPHASPGMWPDADMIPIGKLSLEDRPHGPERMTNFTKEEQKTMLTLWCIAKSPLMLGNDMLDVDDFTLSLITNPEVLAVNQNGSNARQIFVRNGERFWISTDKETGDKFIALFNLNDNEKQTVFELEWEYLRDTYKVRDLWAKKDMGVVKGKIEIKLPAHGAALYRLTKEE; encoded by the coding sequence ATGAAGAAGTTAAACTGTCTGGGAATTGGTATTGCAATATTACTATTAAATGCATGTACCAATTCAACTTCACAAGAAACTAAATTTGCAATAAACAAACCTGTGCAGGAAGTTGCTCAAACCCCACCGATGGGATGGAATAGTTTTGATGCTTACGATTGTCGCATTAATGAGGAAGAGTTTAGAGGTGTAGTCGATTTTATGGCCGACAACCTTCTTGAATATGGTTGGGAATATGCTGTAATAGATTATATATGGTGGCATCCTGAACCTGGGAACTGGGACACCCCTCGACGAAAAGGGCATCCTAACTTACGATATAAATCGCCTGGAGAACCATTATTTCCTGAATATACAACACTTGATGAATTCGGACGCTTAATTCCTTCGGTGGAGCGTTTCCCATCATCAGCCGGAGGTAAAGGTTTTAAACCAATTGCTGATTATGTACATAGCAAAGGAATGAAATTTGGTATTCATATTATGCGCGGTGTACACCGTTATGCTGCATTTCAGGATTTACCCATTAAAGGAACCAATTATTCATTAAAAGATATTGCAGAACCCTGGGACACTTGTGGTTGGTGTAACCATATGTGGGGAGTAGATCCTACAAAACCAGGGGCACAAGAGTACTATAATTCGCTTTTCGAAATGTACGCCGATTGGGGGGTTGATTTTATCAAGGCTGACGACACCATGTTTCCGCCATATCACGAAGGCGAAATTGCAATGATGCGTAAGGCCATTGAAAATTGTGGCCGACCGATTGTTCTTAGTTTATCATGTGGCGAAGCGCCACTTGGTCAGGCCGACCACCTTAAAGCAAACGCCAATATGTGGCGTATTTCAGCTGATTACTGGGATAATTGGGAAAGTCTTAAACACAATTTCGACCTGTTAAATGTTTGGGCACCACATGCATCGCCAGGAATGTGGCCAGATGCTGATATGATACCTATAGGTAAACTATCGCTCGAAGACCGTCCACATGGTCCGGAGCGCATGACCAATTTTACAAAGGAAGAACAAAAAACGATGCTAACCTTATGGTGTATTGCAAAATCACCACTAATGTTAGGTAATGATATGCTTGATGTTGATGATTTTACCCTGTCATTAATTACCAATCCGGAAGTTCTTGCAGTTAACCAGAACGGTAGCAATGCACGCCAGATTTTTGTGCGAAATGGCGAACGGTTCTGGATTTCTACTGACAAAGAAACCGGCGATAAATTTATAGCCCTTTTTAATTTAAACGACAATGAAAAACAAACTGTATTTGAATTGGAATGGGAGTATTTACGCGATACTTATAAGGTTCGTGATTTGTGGGCCAAAAAGGATATGGGAGTGGTTAAGGGAAAAATAGAAATTAAGCTACCTGCTCATGGAGCAGCACTATATAGGTTAACAAAAGAAGAATAA
- a CDS encoding sulfatase produces MRILFIFITFGFSILSCRATELGPDKESKKQPYNVLFISIDDLNDWTGFAGGHPQTQTPNMDKLAQQGVVFEEAFCAASLCNPSRAALMSGYRPSSTGVYGNGTQMRDSDVLKHALTIPQWFSKHGYFTTARGKIFHSANGEKADTVSWDKWVHTTGGYGAVKKQAGYLASGIPKGEADENFDWGPTDAAFEETQDYITAKWAADQLEKDYDKPFFLACGIFRPHLKWHVPQEFFDKFPEEKMILPDVNEEDYDDIPSSALQPSKNYFATKKYKKQQAAVQAYLACINYADQCVGVVLDALSKSKYADNTIVVLWGDHGWHLGEKLRYKKFTLWEEACKMPLIIKVPGMTEAGVRCKSPVSLMDLYPTLLELCGLPANPENEGNSIVPLLKDVNTIWNKPALTTMHYNRHSVRSKKWRYIRYQDGAEELYNHETDPMEWENLANNPEYDFVKTELAKYFPAVNHPEVQSKEH; encoded by the coding sequence ATGAGAATATTATTTATATTCATAACATTCGGCTTCTCAATTCTGTCTTGTCGGGCAACAGAGTTAGGACCCGATAAAGAAAGTAAGAAGCAACCCTACAATGTCTTGTTTATCTCTATCGATGACTTAAACGACTGGACAGGTTTTGCCGGAGGACATCCTCAAACACAAACACCAAACATGGATAAATTGGCACAACAAGGTGTGGTTTTTGAAGAGGCATTTTGTGCCGCCTCTTTATGTAATCCATCGCGGGCTGCACTAATGAGTGGTTACCGTCCATCAAGTACTGGAGTTTATGGTAATGGAACACAAATGCGCGATTCAGATGTGTTAAAACACGCGCTTACAATTCCACAGTGGTTCTCGAAACATGGTTATTTTACCACAGCTCGTGGAAAGATTTTTCATTCCGCAAACGGCGAAAAGGCAGATACCGTTTCATGGGATAAATGGGTGCATACAACAGGTGGATATGGTGCTGTTAAAAAACAAGCAGGTTATTTGGCAAGTGGAATCCCAAAAGGTGAAGCCGACGAAAATTTCGACTGGGGGCCAACCGATGCGGCGTTTGAGGAAACGCAAGATTACATAACCGCAAAGTGGGCTGCCGACCAGTTGGAAAAAGATTACGATAAACCTTTCTTTTTGGCATGCGGAATTTTTCGTCCACATTTGAAATGGCATGTACCTCAGGAGTTTTTTGATAAATTTCCTGAAGAAAAGATGATTCTGCCCGATGTTAACGAAGAAGATTATGATGACATCCCGTCGTCGGCACTTCAACCATCAAAAAATTATTTTGCAACCAAAAAATACAAAAAGCAACAAGCAGCTGTTCAGGCATACCTGGCTTGCATAAATTATGCCGACCAATGTGTTGGCGTAGTTCTTGATGCCTTATCAAAAAGTAAATATGCCGACAATACTATTGTTGTGCTTTGGGGCGACCACGGTTGGCATTTGGGCGAAAAACTTCGCTATAAAAAGTTTACCCTTTGGGAGGAGGCTTGTAAAATGCCTTTAATTATTAAGGTACCGGGCATGACAGAAGCTGGAGTACGATGCAAAAGTCCGGTTAGCTTAATGGATTTGTATCCGACTTTGCTTGAACTGTGTGGGCTTCCTGCAAATCCTGAAAACGAAGGAAATAGCATCGTTCCACTTTTAAAAGATGTAAATACTATCTGGAATAAGCCTGCTTTAACAACCATGCATTATAATCGTCACTCGGTACGAAGCAAAAAGTGGCGTTATATCCGCTACCAGGATGGTGCTGAAGAATTATACAATCACGAGACTGATCCTATGGAATGGGAGAATCTGGCGAATAATCCGGAATACGACTTTGTAAAAACAGAATTGGCAAAATATTTTCCAGCTGTTAATCATCCAGAAGTACAAAGTAAAGAACATTAA